The following proteins are encoded in a genomic region of Galbibacter sp. BG1:
- a CDS encoding aspartate kinase has translation MKTISSIVENYIKSKPFLQSALAQGIINLTSLSRNIKPEIEEQLGKDVRNGAIVMALKRLSSELEFRATHRILKVLKNIGEITVRSSLIDYTFLLSDTILNKQARLLQEITDNKDVFYTSSRGVNETNIVVSDSMNDIVENIFKDEKLTQKIDKLSSISVKLPEENVVIPGIYYFIFQRLAWEGIILHEVISTTNEFTIIVGEDQIDVAFKVIKDLKGL, from the coding sequence ATGAAAACAATTTCATCCATTGTAGAAAACTACATTAAGTCGAAACCTTTTTTACAGAGCGCCTTGGCGCAAGGGATTATTAATCTTACCTCTCTTTCCAGAAACATTAAGCCAGAGATTGAAGAACAATTAGGAAAGGATGTGCGTAATGGAGCTATTGTCATGGCGCTAAAAAGACTTTCCTCTGAATTGGAATTTCGCGCTACTCACCGAATCCTCAAGGTTTTAAAAAACATAGGGGAGATTACTGTGCGTTCATCTTTAATAGACTACACATTTTTATTATCCGACACCATTTTAAACAAGCAAGCACGGTTATTGCAGGAAATTACGGATAATAAAGATGTTTTTTATACTTCTTCCCGTGGGGTGAACGAAACCAATATTGTGGTGAGCGACTCCATGAACGATATCGTGGAAAACATTTTTAAGGATGAGAAGCTGACTCAAAAAATAGATAAACTTTCCTCCATAAGTGTAAAGCTTCCAGAAGAAAATGTTGTTATACCTGGAATCTATTATTTTATTTTTCAGCGATTGGCGTGGGAAGGTATTATTTTGCATGAAGTAATTTCTACTACCAACGAATTCACCATTATCGTTGGGGAAGACCAAATTGATGTTGCTTTTAAGGTGATTAAAGACTTAAAAGGACTTTAG
- a CDS encoding YraN family protein — translation MATHNEFGKKAEKMAVELLKSKGYDILEINYFYDRAEVDIIAAINNRIVAVEVKARSSSFFGDPQSFVNKKKIKLMVKAMDFYLNENNIDLETRFDIVAVVKNKDKYEIEHIEDAFYHF, via the coding sequence ATGGCTACGCATAACGAATTTGGTAAGAAGGCAGAAAAAATGGCAGTAGAGCTTTTAAAGAGTAAAGGCTATGATATTTTGGAGATAAATTATTTTTACGATCGGGCGGAAGTAGACATTATTGCCGCCATAAATAATAGGATAGTAGCAGTGGAGGTTAAGGCACGTAGCTCATCCTTTTTTGGTGATCCACAGAGCTTTGTAAATAAAAAAAAGATAAAGTTGATGGTAAAAGCGATGGACTTTTATCTGAATGAAAATAACATTGATTTGGAAACGCGTTTCGATATTGTTGCAGTAGTAAAGAATAAGGATAAATATGAGATCGAACATATTGAAGATGCCTTCTATCATTTTTGA
- a CDS encoding DUF1800 family protein, whose amino-acid sequence MLAKTNCNTASLAPFTQPLEEKQILHLYRRAGFGVPFGTLQSHIGKSATQLATEVIEEAINMPLTEEPEWSTWDNTFYPEDGDESRDIKRTQISQWKEAYVTDLRINNLRDRMSFFWHNHFVTELREYDCPSYLYEYITLLQTHSLGNFRTFVYDIGINNAMLKYLNGDKSGKGNPNENYARELYELFTMGEGIGYTEEDIKETARALTGYVKRDEGCGPILFNPNAFDTKSKTIFGQTGAWGYDDVINILFAERPNEIATFVCGKLYEFFVNPLQVPEITQDLAATFIANDFELAPVLAQLFASQHFFDEEAKGVIIKSHFDVFYNFTNETGFQTTNDMVLDGVNICRMIGQEVFNPVDVAGWQRDRDWIGPSTLIGRWKMLEFYLNETYALNEDQFSNLAIDLAGGPGNIDPEDITRKIVDWFLPLGFHSPEDYEIATDIFKSDVPENYFEDGSWNLLSSYASKQVLDLLQHLIKQPEFQLK is encoded by the coding sequence ATGCTAGCAAAAACCAACTGTAACACAGCCTCCTTAGCTCCTTTTACTCAACCTTTAGAGGAAAAACAAATTTTGCACTTGTACAGGAGAGCTGGTTTTGGAGTTCCTTTTGGCACCTTACAATCTCATATTGGTAAATCTGCCACCCAATTGGCGACCGAAGTTATTGAGGAAGCCATAAACATGCCTTTAACAGAAGAACCTGAGTGGTCTACTTGGGACAATACTTTTTATCCTGAAGATGGGGACGAGAGCAGAGATATAAAAAGAACCCAAATTAGTCAATGGAAAGAAGCTTATGTAACCGATTTACGCATCAATAACTTGCGGGATCGCATGAGTTTCTTTTGGCACAACCACTTTGTTACAGAATTGCGGGAATACGATTGTCCTTCTTATCTATATGAATATATCACCTTACTACAAACGCACTCTTTAGGAAATTTTAGAACGTTTGTATACGATATAGGCATAAACAATGCAATGCTTAAATATTTGAATGGGGACAAAAGTGGAAAAGGGAATCCCAATGAGAACTATGCTCGGGAATTGTACGAACTTTTCACCATGGGAGAAGGTATTGGATACACCGAAGAAGATATTAAAGAAACAGCACGTGCCTTAACAGGTTACGTAAAACGCGATGAAGGTTGCGGACCTATTCTTTTTAATCCAAATGCATTTGATACTAAAAGTAAAACCATTTTTGGACAAACTGGTGCTTGGGGATACGACGATGTGATTAATATATTATTTGCAGAAAGACCCAATGAAATTGCCACTTTTGTCTGTGGAAAACTTTATGAGTTTTTTGTAAACCCCTTACAAGTTCCAGAAATAACACAAGATCTGGCAGCCACTTTTATCGCTAACGATTTTGAATTGGCTCCGGTATTGGCGCAGTTATTTGCGAGTCAGCATTTCTTCGATGAGGAAGCTAAAGGAGTTATTATAAAAAGTCATTTCGATGTGTTTTATAATTTCACCAACGAAACAGGTTTTCAAACCACCAACGATATGGTTTTGGATGGGGTAAATATTTGCCGCATGATAGGCCAAGAGGTTTTTAATCCTGTTGATGTGGCAGGATGGCAACGCGATCGCGACTGGATTGGGCCTAGTACGCTTATTGGCAGATGGAAAATGCTCGAATTTTATTTAAATGAAACCTATGCGCTCAACGAAGATCAATTTTCGAACCTAGCCATAGACCTCGCCGGTGGCCCCGGTAATATTGATCCAGAAGATATCACTCGAAAAATTGTAGATTGGTTTTTACCTTTAGGATTTCATTCCCCAGAAGATTATGAAATTGCTACCGATATTTTTAAAAGTGATGTTCCCGAGAATTATTTTGAGGATGGCTCTTGGAACTTACTTTCCTCTTACGCATCCAAACAGGTTCTAGACCTTTTACAGCACCTTATCAAACAGCCAGAATTTCAACTTAAATAA
- a CDS encoding DUF1501 domain-containing protein, with protein sequence MCNQHYTPFNNKEKHDEEHEKWTRRSFLQALGLAGSGSMLLGGNILSASSPSPLTAALEASENDNILILIRLNGGNDGLNTIIPAYDFDRYANFRPKIHIPFNNLTRLNDAFYMPKYMENLEKLWGEGGMKVVHGVGYENHNMSHFSSSDIFASTDVNNRTNTGWMGRYFDNHGDFSNYLLNPPSDPAAIQVGNIGNLIFQGDDVNYAFTINNVTELERIAEEGVVHSLSDLIPDCTYEEQLYFLRGAANTTYEYSGIISNAFKAAQNSVEYPNGSLGRQLATVSRLIKGGLGTKIYMVSIGGFDTHSAQPERHQNLMTEIADSVDAFYQDLEAGGHHKRVLSMTFSEFGRRVYENGSFGTDHGTSAPMLLFGPGMEGQGFIGEHPDLNDLIRGGNLKTSVDFRDVYASIMSEWLCIDNNLVSAALNGQTATLLGLGLTCSSSDNTTIEGEGPIVDGGTPMPDVIEPPTPEFENATSFEHFPSYGEDKNVYVNYTVPTAAHLVIKLYNILGQDLGTIVNEMSFEGQHKVNITEAAKKSFNRGQYIYSISYNGKNYSKSIVLS encoded by the coding sequence ATGTGCAATCAACATTATACTCCGTTTAACAATAAAGAAAAACACGATGAAGAACACGAGAAATGGACTCGCCGTTCTTTTTTACAAGCTTTAGGTCTTGCAGGATCTGGCTCCATGCTCCTTGGTGGAAATATTTTATCGGCCTCATCACCCTCTCCGCTTACGGCTGCTTTGGAAGCTTCAGAAAATGACAATATTCTAATTTTAATACGGTTGAATGGTGGTAACGATGGACTGAATACTATTATTCCAGCCTACGATTTTGATAGATACGCAAATTTTAGACCTAAAATACACATCCCGTTTAACAACCTTACCCGTTTGAACGATGCTTTCTATATGCCTAAGTATATGGAAAATCTGGAAAAACTATGGGGAGAGGGCGGTATGAAAGTAGTTCATGGTGTGGGTTACGAGAATCATAATATGTCTCACTTTAGCTCTTCAGATATTTTTGCTTCAACAGATGTAAACAATAGAACCAATACTGGTTGGATGGGTAGATATTTTGACAATCACGGAGATTTCTCAAACTATCTCTTAAATCCGCCTTCAGATCCAGCGGCCATCCAGGTAGGAAATATTGGAAATCTAATATTTCAAGGAGATGATGTAAACTATGCATTTACCATAAATAACGTTACCGAACTGGAACGTATTGCGGAAGAGGGTGTGGTACATAGTTTAAGCGACCTTATTCCAGATTGTACTTACGAAGAGCAATTATACTTTTTAAGGGGTGCTGCAAATACAACCTATGAATATTCTGGTATTATTTCCAACGCCTTTAAAGCTGCACAAAATAGTGTAGAATACCCAAATGGTTCTTTGGGAAGACAACTGGCAACGGTTTCTAGATTGATTAAAGGTGGGTTGGGAACTAAAATATACATGGTTAGTATTGGTGGTTTCGATACGCATTCTGCGCAGCCAGAGAGACACCAAAATTTAATGACCGAAATTGCTGATTCTGTAGATGCCTTTTATCAGGATCTGGAAGCAGGAGGGCACCACAAACGTGTATTGAGCATGACGTTCTCTGAATTTGGAAGGAGAGTCTACGAAAATGGTTCTTTTGGTACCGACCATGGTACGTCGGCACCTATGTTGCTTTTTGGCCCAGGAATGGAAGGTCAAGGCTTTATTGGGGAGCATCCAGACCTTAATGATTTAATAAGGGGAGGCAACCTAAAGACTTCTGTAGATTTTAGGGATGTTTATGCATCTATAATGTCCGAATGGCTTTGCATCGATAATAATTTGGTGAGTGCAGCGCTTAACGGCCAAACTGCCACTTTATTAGGACTCGGTCTCACATGTTCTTCTTCAGACAACACAACCATCGAAGGGGAAGGCCCCATTGTAGATGGCGGCACCCCAATGCCAGACGTTATAGAACCTCCAACACCAGAGTTTGAAAATGCTACCTCCTTCGAGCATTTCCCTTCTTATGGAGAAGACAAAAATGTCTATGTTAATTATACAGTTCCAACAGCTGCCCATTTGGTTATTAAGCTTTACAACATTCTTGGACAAGATCTAGGAACCATTGTAAACGAAATGTCTTTTGAGGGGCAACACAAGGTAAATATTACCGAAGCAGCTAAAAAATCCTTTAATCGCGGACAGTATATTTATAGCATTTCTTATAACGGGAAAAATTACAGTAAATCTATTGTTTTAAGTTAG
- the metG gene encoding methionine--tRNA ligase has protein sequence MSQHYNDTPQNKDRFTITAALPYTNGPIHIGHLAGVYVPADIYARYLRLIGKDVAFICGSDEHGVAIPMKAKKEGVTPQEIIDKYNGIIKKSFEDFGISFDNYSRTSAEIHHKTASEFFKKMYEEGKFIEEVTEQLYDEEAQQFLADRFVVGTCPKCGHDGAYGDQCENCGSSLNATDLIEPKSTITGSVPVLRETKHWFLPLDQYDTFLREWIIKGHKKDWKPNVYGQVKSWIDEGLRPRAVTRDLDWGIPVPVEGAEGKVLYVWFDAPIGYISSTKEWAAREGKDWEPYWKDSRLIHFIGKDNIVFHCIIFPAMLQAHGEYILPENVPANEFLNLEGNKLSTSKNWAVWLHEYLEDFPEKQDVLRYTLTANAPETKDNDFTWKDFQSRNNNELVAIFGNFINRVIVLSQKYYDGIVPEPAAFSDIDTKTLQELKKYPEIISNSIEKYRFREASQELMNLARLGNKYLADEEPWKVIKQDEERVKTIMYVALQIATGLAVLSEPFLPFTSKKLKEMLAFNGLENDLKWNDITEKEIQLPAGHKLEKASLLFTKVEDDEIQKQLDKLEATKKENRAAEAKNTPKVAPQKEIINFDDFSKLDLRVGTILEAEKMPKADKLLVLKVDTGIDTRTIVSGIAKSFKPEAIIGKKVTVLVNLAPRKLRGVMSEGMILMTEDTEGKLTFVNPDTQDVNSGESIN, from the coding sequence ATGTCACAACACTATAACGATACCCCACAAAATAAAGATAGATTTACCATTACGGCTGCATTGCCCTATACCAATGGCCCAATTCATATTGGACATTTGGCCGGTGTCTATGTTCCTGCAGATATTTATGCACGTTATCTGCGTTTAATTGGTAAAGATGTCGCTTTTATCTGCGGAAGTGATGAGCATGGAGTTGCCATCCCAATGAAAGCGAAAAAAGAAGGGGTAACACCTCAAGAAATTATTGACAAATACAACGGGATTATAAAAAAGTCTTTTGAAGATTTTGGTATTTCGTTTGACAATTATTCGCGTACCTCTGCAGAGATCCATCATAAAACCGCTTCGGAATTTTTTAAAAAAATGTACGAAGAAGGAAAATTCATTGAAGAAGTAACAGAACAACTTTACGATGAAGAAGCACAACAGTTTCTTGCCGATCGTTTTGTGGTGGGTACATGCCCTAAATGTGGGCATGATGGCGCCTACGGAGATCAATGTGAAAACTGTGGGAGCTCGTTAAATGCCACCGACCTTATAGAACCGAAATCTACCATTACTGGCTCTGTTCCAGTTTTAAGGGAAACTAAACACTGGTTTTTACCCTTAGACCAATACGACACATTTTTAAGGGAATGGATTATTAAAGGGCATAAAAAAGATTGGAAACCTAACGTATACGGTCAAGTAAAAAGTTGGATCGATGAAGGGTTAAGGCCCCGAGCCGTAACCAGGGATCTCGATTGGGGCATCCCAGTTCCTGTGGAAGGTGCCGAAGGAAAAGTTTTATATGTTTGGTTCGACGCCCCTATCGGTTATATTTCCTCTACCAAAGAATGGGCTGCCCGGGAAGGAAAAGATTGGGAACCCTATTGGAAAGATTCTAGGCTCATCCATTTTATTGGAAAAGATAATATTGTTTTTCACTGCATTATTTTTCCTGCAATGCTCCAAGCTCATGGGGAATATATCTTACCAGAAAACGTTCCCGCCAACGAATTTTTAAATTTGGAAGGCAATAAATTGTCTACTTCCAAAAATTGGGCGGTTTGGTTGCATGAATATTTAGAAGATTTCCCAGAGAAACAAGATGTATTGCGTTATACCCTAACGGCAAACGCACCAGAAACCAAGGATAACGATTTTACATGGAAGGATTTTCAGTCTAGAAACAACAACGAATTGGTAGCCATCTTCGGAAACTTTATCAATCGTGTTATTGTTTTGAGTCAGAAATACTACGACGGTATCGTTCCAGAACCAGCGGCTTTTAGTGATATTGATACAAAAACACTTCAGGAATTGAAAAAATACCCTGAAATTATTTCAAACTCCATAGAAAAGTACCGGTTTAGGGAAGCATCCCAAGAACTTATGAATTTAGCGAGGTTAGGTAACAAATACTTAGCCGATGAAGAACCTTGGAAAGTTATCAAACAGGATGAAGAGCGCGTTAAAACGATTATGTATGTAGCGTTGCAAATCGCCACTGGGCTAGCAGTTCTTAGTGAGCCATTTTTACCATTCACTTCCAAGAAACTAAAAGAAATGCTTGCTTTTAATGGTTTGGAAAATGATTTGAAATGGAACGATATAACCGAGAAGGAGATACAACTTCCGGCCGGCCACAAACTGGAAAAAGCATCTTTGCTGTTTACAAAAGTAGAAGACGACGAAATTCAAAAACAACTGGATAAATTGGAAGCGACCAAAAAAGAAAATCGAGCTGCCGAAGCTAAAAATACCCCAAAAGTAGCTCCACAAAAAGAGATTATTAATTTTGACGATTTCTCCAAATTAGATTTAAGGGTTGGAACCATTCTAGAAGCTGAAAAAATGCCAAAAGCAGACAAACTTCTGGTTTTAAAAGTAGATACGGGAATTGACACCAGAACCATCGTTTCTGGGATTGCCAAAAGTTTTAAACCTGAAGCCATTATAGGCAAAAAAGTTACGGTACTCGTAAATCTGGCGCCGAGAAAGTTAAGGGGTGTAATGAGTGAAGGAATGATTTTAATGACCGAGGACACCGAAGGTAAACTCACTTTCGTGAACCCCGATACTCAAGATGTAAATTCTGGAGAATCCATAAATTAG
- a CDS encoding histone deacetylase, which produces MLKIAYHPIYQHPLPEGHRFPMIKYDLLPKQLLHEGVCTKENFFEPSLPSDDDILRVHTAEYYEDLKNQSLKPSAARKIGFPISEELVKREVIIADGTMKGCLHALENGISMNIAGGTHHAYSNHGEAFCLLNDQAIAARYLQQQKLAKKVLMVDLDVHQGNGTAEIFERDNSVFTFSVHGKNNYPFKKEQSDLDIALDDNCGDEEYLSILNKELPKLINAQKPDFIFYLCGVDVIKGDKLGRLGLTIDGCKKRDELVLSLCQKLDIPVQCSMGGGYSPDIKTIVNAHTNTFKVAQELFF; this is translated from the coding sequence ATGCTTAAAATAGCATATCATCCAATTTATCAGCATCCGCTACCAGAGGGGCATCGTTTTCCTATGATTAAATACGATTTATTGCCCAAGCAGTTGTTGCATGAAGGGGTTTGTACCAAGGAAAACTTTTTCGAACCTTCCTTGCCTAGTGATGACGATATTTTAAGAGTGCATACAGCCGAATACTACGAAGACCTAAAAAACCAGAGCCTAAAGCCTAGCGCCGCCCGAAAAATTGGTTTTCCTATTTCGGAGGAATTGGTTAAAAGAGAAGTTATTATTGCCGATGGCACCATGAAAGGTTGTTTGCATGCGCTGGAAAATGGAATATCTATGAATATCGCAGGTGGAACACATCATGCCTATTCAAATCACGGGGAAGCTTTTTGTCTATTGAACGATCAAGCCATCGCCGCGAGGTATCTTCAGCAGCAAAAGCTAGCGAAGAAAGTTTTGATGGTAGATCTAGACGTTCATCAAGGCAACGGCACCGCAGAGATTTTTGAACGGGATAACTCTGTATTTACATTTTCCGTACACGGAAAAAACAACTATCCGTTTAAAAAAGAACAAAGTGATTTAGACATTGCCCTAGACGATAACTGTGGGGATGAGGAATACCTCTCTATTCTTAACAAAGAACTCCCGAAGCTCATCAACGCCCAGAAACCAGATTTTATTTTTTATTTATGCGGGGTAGATGTTATTAAAGGCGATAAACTTGGTAGGCTGGGCTTAACAATCGATGGTTGCAAAAAAAGGGATGAATTGGTGCTTTCGTTATGCCAAAAACTAGACATTCCAGTGCAATGCAGCATGGGAGGTGGTTATTCCCCTGATATTAAAACCATTGTAAATGCGCATACCAACACTTTTAAAGTCGCGCAAGAACTGTTTTTTTAA
- a CDS encoding Tex family protein yields MQLLSYIEKRVTIPKKSIENTVALIDQDCTIPFISRYRKEATGNLDEVQVGEIVNLKKEFETLQKRKESILKSLEEQEVLSSELNKKIEALDNLVDLEDLYLPYKKTRKTKADTARENGLEPLAKIIMAQNANDLEFIASKYIGNQITSPEEALEGARHIIAEWINERIDIRNALRNQYNRFAEITTKVVKSKASEEAAQKFRDYFDWNEHLKRCPSHRLLAILRAEKEGFVKVKISVEEERAIDFIEKKVLKSNNECAKEITVAIKDAFKRLLAPAIANETLSNAKENADETAIAVFVKNLQQLLLSPPLGEKTVLAIDPGFRTGCKVVCLDKQGKLVHNETIYPHEPRKEATQAIKKISTLVNAYKIEAIAIGNGTASRETETLIKKIRFDREVQVFVVSEAGASIYSASKIAREEFPNYDVTVRGAVSIGRRLSDPLAELVKIDAKSIGVGQYQHDVDQTKLKASLDRVVESCVNKVGVNVNTASKSLLSYVSGIGEKLAENIVNYRDINGAFQTREAIKNVPRLGNKAFEQSAAFLRIKDAENPLDDSAVHPESYSVVEKMAGDLKVGIKDLIGNQALIKSIPLEKYTTEKVGLPTLLDIAKELEKPGIDPREKAKMFEFDPNVKTIKDLTTGQILPGIVNNITNFGCFVDIGIKESGLVHISQLTDGFVSDVNEIVTLQQHVKVKVMEVDLDRKRIQLSMNF; encoded by the coding sequence ATGCAATTATTAAGTTATATAGAAAAGCGGGTAACCATCCCCAAAAAAAGTATAGAAAACACGGTAGCGCTCATCGATCAAGATTGCACTATCCCTTTTATTTCACGTTACCGGAAGGAAGCCACGGGAAACTTAGATGAAGTTCAGGTTGGAGAGATCGTTAATTTAAAAAAAGAGTTTGAAACGCTTCAAAAGAGAAAGGAAAGTATTTTAAAATCTTTGGAAGAACAGGAGGTTTTAAGTTCAGAATTAAATAAAAAAATCGAAGCCTTAGATAATCTAGTCGATTTAGAAGACCTCTATCTCCCCTACAAGAAAACGAGAAAAACCAAGGCAGATACTGCAAGGGAAAATGGATTGGAGCCTTTGGCAAAAATTATAATGGCGCAAAATGCCAATGATTTAGAGTTTATTGCATCAAAATACATTGGAAACCAAATAACTTCTCCCGAAGAAGCTTTGGAAGGTGCCAGACATATTATAGCAGAATGGATAAATGAGCGTATCGATATTAGAAACGCTTTAAGAAACCAATACAACAGATTCGCAGAAATAACCACTAAGGTTGTAAAGTCTAAAGCCAGTGAGGAAGCTGCACAAAAATTCCGAGATTATTTCGATTGGAACGAGCACTTAAAACGCTGTCCGTCTCATCGTCTTTTGGCAATTCTAAGAGCTGAGAAAGAAGGCTTTGTTAAGGTAAAAATTTCTGTAGAAGAAGAGCGCGCTATCGATTTTATTGAAAAAAAAGTACTAAAATCCAACAATGAGTGTGCAAAAGAGATTACCGTTGCCATAAAAGATGCGTTTAAGAGATTGTTGGCACCAGCAATAGCCAATGAAACCTTATCGAACGCAAAGGAAAATGCCGATGAAACAGCTATAGCTGTGTTTGTAAAGAATTTGCAGCAATTGCTATTGAGTCCGCCCCTTGGCGAAAAAACAGTTTTGGCAATAGACCCGGGCTTTAGAACCGGTTGCAAAGTGGTTTGCTTAGACAAGCAAGGTAAATTAGTGCATAACGAAACTATCTATCCACACGAACCACGTAAAGAAGCTACCCAGGCCATTAAAAAAATAAGCACCCTGGTTAATGCTTATAAAATAGAAGCGATTGCCATAGGAAATGGGACGGCGTCTAGGGAAACCGAAACCCTCATTAAAAAAATTAGATTCGACAGGGAAGTACAGGTTTTTGTAGTGAGCGAGGCAGGAGCTTCTATTTATTCGGCCTCTAAAATTGCTAGGGAAGAATTCCCCAACTACGATGTAACCGTTAGGGGGGCTGTTTCCATTGGCCGAAGATTATCGGATCCGCTTGCAGAATTGGTAAAAATTGATGCTAAATCGATTGGGGTAGGACAATACCAGCACGATGTAGACCAAACAAAGCTCAAGGCATCACTCGACCGCGTGGTAGAAAGTTGTGTAAACAAAGTAGGGGTAAATGTAAATACTGCCAGTAAATCCCTTTTGAGTTACGTTTCCGGAATCGGTGAAAAATTAGCAGAAAATATTGTTAATTATCGAGATATAAACGGAGCTTTTCAAACTCGGGAAGCAATTAAAAATGTACCCAGACTTGGAAATAAAGCTTTTGAACAAAGTGCTGCTTTTCTGCGGATAAAAGATGCAGAAAATCCATTGGACGACTCGGCAGTTCACCCAGAAAGCTATTCAGTAGTAGAAAAAATGGCAGGCGATTTAAAAGTTGGCATAAAAGACCTTATTGGAAACCAAGCTTTGATTAAGAGCATCCCTCTTGAAAAATATACTACCGAAAAAGTAGGTCTACCAACACTTTTAGATATTGCCAAGGAATTGGAAAAACCGGGAATAGACCCCCGTGAAAAAGCAAAGATGTTTGAATTCGACCCGAATGTGAAAACGATCAAGGATCTCACAACCGGTCAAATTCTACCGGGAATAGTAAACAATATTACCAATTTCGGGTGTTTTGTAGATATCGGTATAAAGGAAAGCGGCCTTGTACATATTTCTCAACTCACCGATGGTTTTGTAAGTGATGTTAATGAAATTGTAACGCTACAACAGCATGTTAAAGTGAAAGTAATGGAGGTAGATCTCGACAGAAAGCGTATTCAACTGTCTATGAACTTCTAA
- a CDS encoding phosphatase PAP2 family protein has product MRQLNIKIVLLAVFLISISAKSQNTDFLSKDATRWQMFKYDTGNMFKGILYSYSRPFHWERKQWTQFGVVAGVSSVAYIFDNQTSEYFTTQVSHVPQIIRDYGWYYGSPQNNYMLTGAVYLTGLALKNEKLRRTGVLLISSASAAGLLQQVSKIAFGRARPRSGDDKNVFYPFTSDKDYHSFPSGHTILAFTNAYAIAKQFKNPWLKGGIYAVGLIPGISRLWEGAHWLSDVMVSVAISIATVEAIDKYLDSKYEEKYNAKKKDVSWDLTIGVGQLGVALTF; this is encoded by the coding sequence ATGCGTCAATTAAATATCAAAATAGTACTATTAGCGGTTTTCCTGATATCTATTTCCGCAAAATCCCAAAACACAGACTTTCTGTCTAAGGATGCCACCCGTTGGCAAATGTTTAAGTACGACACCGGAAATATGTTTAAAGGTATTCTGTATTCTTACAGTAGACCGTTTCATTGGGAGAGAAAACAATGGACCCAATTTGGGGTGGTAGCAGGGGTTTCCTCCGTCGCTTATATTTTCGATAATCAAACCAGTGAATATTTTACCACCCAAGTTAGTCACGTACCCCAAATAATTAGGGATTACGGTTGGTATTATGGGAGTCCACAAAACAATTACATGCTCACGGGTGCTGTTTATTTAACAGGTTTGGCACTAAAAAATGAAAAACTACGAAGAACAGGAGTGTTATTGATATCCTCTGCTTCTGCTGCCGGTTTACTTCAACAAGTAAGTAAAATAGCTTTTGGAAGGGCGCGCCCAAGAAGTGGAGATGATAAAAACGTTTTTTACCCTTTTACATCAGATAAGGATTATCATTCCTTTCCATCGGGTCATACCATTTTAGCATTTACAAATGCTTATGCCATTGCCAAACAATTTAAAAATCCGTGGCTTAAAGGCGGTATTTACGCCGTGGGTTTAATCCCGGGAATTTCCAGACTGTGGGAAGGAGCGCATTGGCTCTCTGATGTAATGGTGAGCGTGGCGATAAGCATCGCTACAGTAGAAGCAATAGATAAATACCTCGACTCTAAATACGAAGAGAAATACAATGCCAAAAAGAAAGATGTAAGCTGGGATTTAACTATTGGGGTAGGACAATTGGGAGTGGCTCTAACTTTCTAG
- a CDS encoding ferritin translates to MLKEKIEKALNKQVRVEAESSQIYLAMACWAEVKGLEGVAQFMYDQSHEEREHMLKLVKFINERGGHAKISALKEPNVTFKSFQEMFEKLFEHEVFVSESINDLVHITLEEKDYSTHNFLQWYVAEQIEEEAMARTILDKINLIGDDKGGLYLFDRDIQQLTVTSSASIPPE, encoded by the coding sequence ATGTTAAAAGAAAAGATAGAAAAGGCGCTAAACAAACAAGTTCGTGTAGAGGCAGAATCTTCACAAATATATTTAGCGATGGCCTGTTGGGCAGAGGTTAAAGGCCTGGAAGGTGTTGCGCAGTTTATGTACGACCAATCGCATGAAGAACGAGAGCATATGTTAAAACTGGTAAAGTTTATAAATGAAAGGGGCGGTCATGCAAAAATTTCTGCTTTAAAAGAACCCAATGTAACCTTTAAAAGTTTTCAGGAAATGTTTGAAAAATTATTCGAACATGAAGTTTTTGTTTCGGAGAGTATTAATGACTTAGTACACATAACTTTAGAAGAAAAAGACTATTCCACCCATAATTTCCTTCAATGGTATGTTGCAGAACAAATTGAAGAAGAAGCTATGGCACGCACTATTCTGGATAAAATTAATTTAATCGGGGACGATAAAGGCGGATTATACCTCTTCGATCGTGATATTCAGCAATTAACAGTTACCAGTTCGGCTTCCATTCCTCCAGAATAA